A section of the Salmo salar chromosome ssa05, Ssal_v3.1, whole genome shotgun sequence genome encodes:
- the grhpr gene encoding glyoxylate reductase/hydroxypyruvate reductase (The RefSeq protein has 1 substitution compared to this genomic sequence) — MHTAQKITKVFITRRIPQEGLKILSQAGVCKVSLWDSDEPVPRAELLKGVAGAHGLLCLLSDKIDTEVLDAAGPNLKVISTLSVGFDHMAMDEIKKRGVRVGYTPDVLTDATAELTVALLLATARRLPEGVVEVINGGWSTWKPLWLCGYGLSGSTVGVIGLGRIGMAIARRLKPFGVKKLLYSGRTAKSNAAEVEGEYVPLDTLVSESDFVVVSCALTPDTQGLCNKDFFCKMKNTAVFINTSRGAVVNQEDLYQALSSGQIACAGLDVTTPEPLPTDHPLLTLKNCVVLPHIGSATYSTRGIMAELSANNLLAGLQGTDMPSELKF; from the exons ATGCACACTGCTCAGAAGATCACGAAGGTTTTCATAACAAGACGCATCCCACAGGAGGGATTGAAGATTCTGTCACAGGCTGGAGT ATGTAAGGTTTCACTGTGGGACTCGGATGAGCCCGTTCCAAGGGCGGAGCTTCTGAAGGGCGTGGCGGGGGCCCATGGGCTGCTGTGTCTCCTGTCGGACAAGATCGACACTGAAGTTCTGGACGCAGCAG GTCCAAACCTGAAGGTGATAAGTACCTTATCGGTCGGATTTGACCACATGGCCATGGATGAGATCAAGAAACG TGGGGTGCGTGTGGGCTATACTCCAGACGTCCTGACTGATGCAACGGCGGAGCTGACCGTCGCCCTGCTCCTGGCTACAGCTCGGCGGCTACCAGAGGGCGTGGTGGAGGTTATAAA tggaggCTGGAGCACCTGGAAACCTCTGTGGTTGTGTGGTTATGGTCTGTCAGGCAGCACTGTTGGTGTCATTGGACTGGGAAGCATAG GTATGGCCATAGCCAGGAGGCTGAAACCGTTTGGAGTGAAGAAGCTCCTGTACTCTGGAAGAACAGCCAAATCAAATGCTGCTGAAGTGGAGGGAGAATACG TGCCCTTGGACACACTGGTGTCTGAGAGTGATTTTGTTGTGGTGTCCTGCGCCCTCACACCAGATACCCAGGGGCTGTGTAACAAGGATTTTTTCTGCAAGATGAAGAACACTGCTGTCTTCATCAACACCAGCAG gggTGCAGTAGTGAACCAGGAGGATCTGTATCAGGCTCTGTCCAGTGGTCAGATAGCTTGCGCTGGGCTGGATGTCACAACCCCAGAACCACTCCCCACCGAccaccccctcctcaccctcaAAAACTGTG TGGTCTTACCCCACATTGGCAGTGCCACCTACTCCACACGTGGCATCATGGCAGAGCTGTCCGCCAACAACCTGCTGGCAGGCCTACAGGGCACAGACATGCCCAGCGAACTCAAATTCTAG